A genomic region of Desulfosarcina ovata subsp. ovata contains the following coding sequences:
- a CDS encoding FAD-dependent oxidoreductase produces the protein MNQQNEMNEAQMQQVQMELGRILSGLKHEIPIFLFTQDGKNDVFNDAARQALRFFRQLTDKIVLREFDLGHDKAKEMGVENSPTLVFDPDRYNIRWLGAPLGEEGRIFLEVLLRIGTGKSDLNEAAMEVLKKIDQPRHVKVFVSASCPYCPQQALNALKTAVAKPDTVSLEIIDTQANTDLADQYGAHSVPQAFANDMLIALGAQTEELFVSSLDKMTQQTVFIPESDADEVECQLVIIGGGPAGLTAGIYAARSGLKSVVVEKGVLGGQVALTPVVENYPGMKQVGGKTLVDIMVTHALEYVDIFPGEAVVDIIPGQPHIVQTSRRKFKTQAVLLATGASHRNLGVPGEAKFSGRGVSYCATCDGPLFRGKRVFMVGGGNSAVTEALHLHNMGVDVTLVHRRDRLKAQEVLTHQLNDNGIPVRYNTEVKEVLGDNRVTGVKLLDNTTGETATEAADGVFLAIGYDPTVDLARKVGLEMTEDGYIKHNEFRTNIPGIYVAGDVTGGSKQIVTAAGYGSEAALAVFEDIINPYWKKA, from the coding sequence ATGAATCAGCAAAACGAGATGAACGAGGCCCAGATGCAGCAGGTCCAGATGGAACTTGGCCGCATATTAAGTGGGCTCAAACATGAAATCCCCATCTTCCTGTTCACCCAGGACGGCAAGAATGACGTGTTCAACGATGCCGCTCGTCAGGCGCTGCGCTTTTTTCGGCAATTGACCGATAAAATTGTCCTGCGCGAATTCGATCTTGGCCATGACAAGGCAAAGGAGATGGGGGTCGAGAATTCTCCGACCCTGGTTTTCGATCCCGATCGATACAATATCCGCTGGCTGGGTGCGCCGCTGGGAGAAGAGGGCCGCATCTTTCTTGAAGTTCTCCTGCGCATCGGCACGGGAAAAAGTGACCTCAACGAGGCCGCCATGGAAGTGCTGAAAAAGATCGATCAGCCCCGTCACGTCAAGGTGTTCGTCAGCGCCTCGTGCCCTTACTGCCCTCAGCAGGCCTTAAACGCCCTAAAAACGGCCGTGGCCAAGCCCGATACCGTCTCCCTGGAAATCATCGACACCCAGGCTAACACGGATCTGGCCGATCAGTACGGCGCCCACTCCGTGCCCCAGGCCTTTGCCAACGACATGCTCATCGCCCTGGGGGCCCAGACAGAGGAGTTGTTCGTCTCCTCCCTGGACAAGATGACCCAGCAGACGGTCTTTATCCCCGAAAGCGATGCGGATGAAGTGGAGTGCCAGTTGGTAATCATCGGCGGCGGTCCGGCCGGGCTGACCGCAGGCATCTACGCGGCCCGCAGCGGCCTCAAATCCGTAGTCGTGGAAAAGGGCGTGCTGGGCGGCCAGGTGGCTCTCACCCCGGTGGTGGAAAACTATCCCGGCATGAAACAGGTGGGCGGCAAGACCCTGGTGGACATCATGGTCACCCACGCCCTGGAGTATGTGGATATTTTTCCCGGCGAAGCGGTGGTCGACATCATTCCGGGACAACCGCATATCGTGCAGACCTCCCGCCGCAAGTTCAAGACCCAGGCCGTGCTCCTGGCCACCGGTGCGTCCCACCGCAATCTGGGCGTTCCCGGCGAAGCCAAGTTCTCCGGCCGGGGGGTGAGCTACTGCGCCACCTGCGACGGGCCGCTCTTCCGGGGCAAGCGGGTCTTCATGGTCGGCGGAGGCAACAGCGCCGTGACCGAGGCCCTGCACCTGCACAACATGGGCGTGGACGTCACCCTGGTCCATCGTCGTGACCGTCTCAAGGCCCAGGAGGTGCTCACCCATCAGTTGAACGACAACGGGATCCCCGTCCGCTACAACACCGAAGTCAAGGAAGTACTCGGTGACAACCGTGTCACCGGCGTGAAACTGCTGGACAACACCACCGGCGAAACCGCCACCGAAGCGGCCGACGGCGTTTTTCTGGCCATCGGCTACGACCCGACCGTTGATCTGGCCCGCAAAGTAGGGCTGGAGATGACCGAGGACGGCTATATCAAGCACAACGAGTTCCGCACCAACATTCCCGGAATCTATGTGGCCGGCGATGTGACCGGCGGATCCAAGCAGATCGTTACTGCAGCCGGTTACGGGTCCGAAGCGGCCCTGGCGGTATTCGAGGACATCATCAACCCGTACTGGAAAAAAGCATGA
- a CDS encoding universal stress protein: MLPQIKNILYATDLSENARYAYKYAASLAQQYGAQITILHVIEKISTETFLQIQGYLGEDRWKELEEEKQADFVKKIRGRLSNFCDEISSEMDACTFQVEKILVKEGIAADEILQQAELNDADVIVMGTRGYGMFKDALMGGTARRVVRRSTTPVMVIRLPEGE, encoded by the coding sequence ATGCTGCCTCAAATCAAAAATATCCTTTACGCCACCGATCTGTCGGAAAATGCGCGCTATGCATACAAGTACGCTGCCAGCCTGGCCCAGCAGTACGGTGCGCAGATCACCATTTTGCATGTGATCGAAAAAATCTCCACCGAAACCTTCCTGCAGATTCAAGGTTATCTGGGAGAGGACCGCTGGAAAGAGCTAGAGGAGGAGAAACAGGCCGACTTCGTGAAGAAAATCAGGGGGCGGTTGAGCAATTTCTGTGACGAGATCAGCAGCGAGATGGATGCCTGCACCTTTCAGGTGGAAAAAATTCTCGTCAAAGAGGGCATTGCCGCAGACGAAATCCTTCAGCAGGCCGAACTCAACGATGCCGACGTAATCGTCATGGGAACTCGCGGATACGGCATGTTCAAGGACGCGCTCATGGGCGGGACGGCCCGGCGGGTGGTTCGCCGAAGCACCACCCCGGTAATGGTCATCCGGCTCCCAGAAGGAGAGTAG
- a CDS encoding NADH:ubiquinone reductase (Na(+)-transporting) subunit B, which translates to MKILKQLFNATRSHFETGGKLAKLHPLFDAIETVAFAPALPTRADTHVRDSLDLKRFMTFVIIALLPPFFYGIYNTGYQAGVASGQTPGIIAASLAGAWVVLPMLMVSYGVGLFWEILFASVRGHKISEGFLVTGLLFPMTLPPTIPLWQVAVGISFGVVIGKEIFGGTGRNILNPALTGRAFLFFAYPVNMSGDRVWTAVQQTGQQAVDAVTAATPLALSPLAASGETVTRILADAGYTFQRLFVGNLPGSVGETSTLMILAGAIFLLVTGVANYRIMLGGVLGVLAVAYPGYLLNLSSGGETARLFSVHPAWHLVMGSFAFGIVYMATDPVSAPGMNLSRWIYGFIIGALTVMIRVFNPAYPEGTMLAILFMNIFAPLIDHFVIKARLSKRVPNV; encoded by the coding sequence ATGAAAATCCTCAAACAGCTGTTCAATGCCACCCGGTCCCACTTTGAAACCGGTGGCAAACTCGCAAAATTGCATCCCCTCTTCGATGCCATCGAGACCGTGGCCTTTGCGCCGGCGCTGCCCACCCGGGCCGACACCCATGTGCGCGACAGCCTGGATCTCAAGCGTTTTATGACCTTCGTGATCATTGCCCTGCTGCCCCCTTTTTTCTACGGCATTTACAACACCGGCTACCAGGCCGGTGTGGCGTCGGGACAGACGCCGGGAATTATCGCGGCCAGCCTGGCCGGTGCCTGGGTGGTGCTGCCCATGCTGATGGTCTCTTACGGCGTGGGGCTGTTCTGGGAAATCCTCTTCGCGTCGGTACGCGGACACAAGATCAGCGAAGGGTTTCTGGTCACGGGCCTGCTGTTTCCCATGACCCTGCCGCCGACCATTCCGCTGTGGCAGGTGGCCGTCGGCATCAGCTTCGGCGTGGTGATCGGCAAGGAGATCTTCGGCGGGACCGGCCGCAATATCCTTAACCCGGCCCTGACCGGCCGCGCCTTTCTCTTTTTTGCCTATCCGGTCAACATGTCCGGTGACCGGGTCTGGACCGCGGTCCAACAGACCGGTCAGCAGGCCGTGGATGCGGTAACCGCCGCCACGCCGTTGGCCCTGTCTCCCCTGGCCGCTTCCGGAGAGACGGTGACGCGCATTCTGGCCGATGCCGGCTACACCTTCCAGCGGCTTTTTGTGGGCAATCTGCCGGGCAGCGTCGGCGAGACCTCGACCCTGATGATTCTGGCCGGAGCCATTTTTCTGCTGGTCACCGGTGTGGCCAACTACCGGATCATGCTTGGCGGCGTGCTGGGCGTGCTGGCCGTGGCCTACCCCGGCTATCTGCTCAACCTCTCCTCCGGTGGCGAGACGGCGCGCCTGTTCTCCGTGCATCCGGCCTGGCACCTGGTCATGGGAAGCTTCGCCTTCGGTATCGTTTATATGGCCACGGATCCGGTGTCGGCACCGGGCATGAACCTGTCGCGATGGATCTACGGTTTTATCATCGGCGCACTGACCGTAATGATCCGGGTGTTCAACCCGGCCTATCCGGAAGGGACCATGCTGGCCATCTTGTTCATGAATATCTTTGCCCCGCTGATCGACCACTTCGTTATCAAGGCGCGGCTGAGCAAAAGGGTGCCCAATGTCTGA
- a CDS encoding 4Fe-4S dicluster domain-containing protein, whose translation MNAIHLKKGFSPRIAGTPGRRLQKLEKPRHVGMVPKQIPFIKPRLLVKEGDAVRIGTPLFEDKRNPRIRFLSPGGGTVTRIAFGPRRVIEAVVITLDDEEFSESFDKPATDQLATASRAEWVELLLAGGMWPFLRSLPFMDLADPDFIPPAIIVRLGDDEPFAPDPVVYLEGREDDFSSGMDLLGRLCERVILNLTGDDSLKSQLSGQMEMRCFSGPYPSGNPAVQLYRTKKGADENRAWFIDGQAVILLGQFLRTGRYPLERIVTVGGSLAPEAGHLLARAGVPLRMLAGGGPLKKTAARYIVGGFFTGFSGSEDSYLSFYQNALNLIDDGDREEPFAFIRPGADKPSYSTAFLSALRKKPFPMDCSQHGEQRACVNCGTCARICPVDILPQFTMKCLVADEVEEALAHGLLDCAECGLCTYACPSKIELCEVLRSAKAQYYKEIA comes from the coding sequence ATGAACGCCATTCACCTGAAGAAAGGGTTTTCACCCAGGATTGCCGGCACTCCCGGTCGCCGGCTGCAAAAACTGGAAAAACCCCGCCATGTCGGCATGGTTCCCAAACAAATTCCTTTTATCAAACCCCGGTTGCTGGTGAAGGAAGGCGATGCGGTCCGTATTGGAACGCCCCTTTTTGAAGACAAACGCAACCCCCGCATTCGTTTCCTCTCTCCCGGTGGCGGAACGGTGACACGGATCGCTTTCGGCCCCCGGCGGGTGATCGAGGCGGTTGTGATCACCTTGGACGATGAGGAATTCTCCGAGTCTTTTGACAAGCCGGCAACGGATCAACTGGCTACGGCATCCCGGGCAGAATGGGTGGAGTTGTTGCTGGCTGGGGGGATGTGGCCGTTTCTGCGGTCGCTGCCGTTCATGGATCTGGCCGATCCCGATTTCATCCCACCGGCCATCATCGTCCGCCTGGGCGACGACGAGCCGTTCGCCCCGGACCCAGTGGTTTACCTGGAGGGCCGGGAGGATGACTTTTCAAGCGGTATGGATCTGCTCGGCCGATTATGTGAGCGGGTGATTCTCAACCTCACCGGCGACGATTCGCTGAAGTCCCAGCTTTCCGGTCAGATGGAGATGCGGTGTTTTTCGGGACCCTATCCGTCGGGCAATCCGGCTGTCCAGCTTTACCGTACCAAAAAAGGCGCCGATGAGAACCGGGCCTGGTTTATCGACGGCCAGGCGGTGATCCTGTTGGGCCAATTCCTGCGCACCGGGCGCTATCCGTTGGAGCGTATCGTCACCGTGGGCGGGAGTTTGGCCCCCGAAGCGGGCCATCTCCTTGCCCGGGCCGGCGTTCCCCTGCGGATGCTCGCCGGCGGCGGCCCCCTGAAAAAAACGGCGGCGCGTTACATCGTGGGCGGGTTTTTTACCGGCTTTAGCGGCAGCGAGGACAGCTACCTGAGTTTTTATCAAAACGCCCTGAACCTGATTGATGACGGCGACCGGGAAGAGCCCTTTGCCTTCATCCGTCCGGGTGCCGACAAGCCCAGCTACTCCACCGCCTTTCTTTCCGCCCTGCGCAAAAAGCCGTTTCCCATGGACTGCAGCCAACACGGCGAACAGCGGGCCTGCGTCAACTGCGGTACCTGTGCCCGGATTTGCCCGGTGGACATCCTGCCCCAGTTCACCATGAAATGCCTGGTGGCTGACGAGGTGGAGGAGGCCCTGGCCCATGGACTGCTGGACTGTGCCGAATGCGGGCTGTGCACCTACGCCTGCCCGTCCAAGATTGAGTTGTGTGAGGTGCTTCGTTCGGCCAAAGCGCAATATTACAAAGAGATTGCTTAG
- a CDS encoding ferritin-like domain-containing protein, with product MNFNSFEEILDFAIEREKQAANFYQKLVDGETFPASKQTLSEFVEEEKKHQRLLEEFKSGNRTVVEYKYEWIPDIKRSDYIVDMQYESGMDFAEILRLAMKREEKALRLYNALATKTDNADCIKLFKLLAQEEAKHKQTFETLYDDHMAKLGD from the coding sequence ATGAATTTCAATTCTTTTGAGGAGATTCTTGATTTTGCCATCGAAAGGGAAAAACAGGCGGCCAACTTTTATCAGAAGCTGGTGGACGGTGAAACGTTTCCTGCATCCAAACAGACGCTTTCCGAATTTGTTGAAGAGGAGAAAAAACATCAGCGCCTCCTTGAGGAGTTCAAGAGTGGCAACCGTACCGTGGTGGAATATAAATATGAGTGGATTCCGGACATCAAGCGCAGCGACTACATCGTCGATATGCAATACGAATCGGGCATGGACTTTGCCGAAATTCTCAGGCTGGCCATGAAACGCGAGGAAAAGGCACTACGGCTATACAACGCCCTGGCCACCAAGACGGACAACGCCGACTGTATCAAGCTGTTCAAGCTGCTGGCCCAGGAAGAGGCCAAACATAAGCAGACGTTCGAAACCCTTTATGATGATCACATGGCCAAGCTGGGGGACTGA
- a CDS encoding transcriptional repressor translates to MKIDKKTRMTRQRRVILEEIRRYNNHPAADEIYERVRKRLPRISLGTVYRNLDVLCELGEIQRLELSGAMKRYDGNAKKHYHIRCIGCGRVDDAPIAPMNELEDDLYGTTVFEIIGHNLEFTGLCPECSRKHEQQQAAS, encoded by the coding sequence GTGAAAATCGACAAAAAAACACGCATGACCCGACAGCGACGGGTGATTCTGGAAGAGATTCGCCGTTACAACAATCATCCTGCCGCCGATGAAATTTATGAACGCGTGCGCAAGCGCCTGCCGCGCATCAGCCTGGGTACGGTTTATCGAAACCTCGACGTTCTCTGCGAACTGGGCGAAATTCAGCGTCTGGAACTTTCCGGAGCCATGAAACGCTACGATGGAAATGCCAAAAAACACTACCATATTCGCTGCATTGGCTGCGGCCGGGTCGATGATGCCCCCATTGCTCCGATGAACGAACTCGAAGACGATCTTTACGGCACAACGGTGTTTGAAATCATCGGCCACAACCTGGAATTCACCGGGCTGTGCCCGGAATGCTCACGGAAACACGAGCAACAGCAGGCTGCAAGCTGA
- a CDS encoding ZIP family metal transporter, whose translation MIDFIGQFNPVVQALLATLFTWGLTALGAGVVIFTKQVDPRLMDVSLGFAGGVMIAASFWSLLAPAITMAEEAGMIPWVPAAIGFVGGALFMRLIDALLPHLHLRLPTSEAEGPKTSWRRSTLLVLAITLHNIPEGLAVGVAFGAVASGIGTATIGAAIALGIGIGLQNFPEGMAVSLPLRREGISRSKALWYGQLSGMVEPVAGVVGAAAVIYFYPILPFALAFAAGAMIFVVIEEVIPESQRGNNGDISSIGTVLGFTAMMILDVALG comes from the coding sequence ATGATTGACTTCATTGGCCAGTTCAACCCCGTGGTTCAGGCGCTGTTGGCGACATTGTTTACCTGGGGACTGACCGCTCTGGGTGCCGGTGTGGTGATTTTTACCAAACAGGTCGATCCCCGATTGATGGATGTCTCGCTGGGATTTGCCGGTGGGGTCATGATTGCCGCCAGCTTCTGGTCCCTGCTGGCACCGGCCATCACCATGGCCGAAGAGGCAGGCATGATCCCCTGGGTGCCGGCCGCCATCGGATTCGTGGGCGGGGCCCTATTCATGCGGCTGATCGATGCGCTGCTGCCCCATCTGCACCTGCGCCTGCCGACCAGTGAGGCTGAGGGACCGAAAACATCCTGGCGGCGTTCAACCCTATTGGTCTTGGCGATTACTCTGCACAATATCCCCGAAGGGCTGGCCGTGGGAGTGGCTTTCGGTGCCGTTGCCTCGGGTATCGGCACGGCGACCATCGGTGCGGCGATCGCCCTTGGCATCGGTATCGGCCTGCAGAATTTTCCCGAGGGCATGGCGGTATCATTGCCGTTGCGGCGGGAAGGGATTTCCCGCAGCAAAGCCCTGTGGTATGGCCAGTTGTCGGGGATGGTGGAACCGGTGGCCGGTGTGGTGGGGGCGGCTGCCGTCATTTATTTTTACCCCATCCTTCCTTTTGCCCTGGCGTTTGCCGCCGGCGCCATGATTTTCGTGGTCATCGAGGAGGTGATCCCCGAATCCCAGCGGGGCAACAATGGTGATATCTCCAGTATCGGCACGGTCCTGGGGTTCACCGCGATGATGATTCTGGATGTGGCCCTGGGGTGA
- a CDS encoding DVU0772 family protein — translation MMNIDEIKGNRDLVNSIDWDMTPEEAVRLYLEWGNNWARGNYVIRSKDDVSHYFVINTWKDEPVIYFIRRNSDEAVELAKIDLPSDLKKQYLHRQGRHKGVWALDREVKQWLKKKLNAN, via the coding sequence ATGATGAATATCGATGAAATCAAAGGCAACAGGGACCTGGTCAATTCCATTGACTGGGACATGACCCCGGAAGAGGCGGTTCGACTCTATCTCGAGTGGGGGAACAACTGGGCCCGGGGAAATTACGTGATCCGATCAAAGGATGATGTGTCTCACTATTTCGTGATCAATACGTGGAAAGACGAACCGGTCATCTATTTTATCCGCCGCAACAGTGACGAGGCCGTGGAACTCGCCAAAATCGATCTGCCGTCCGATCTGAAAAAACAATATCTTCACCGTCAGGGGCGGCATAAGGGGGTGTGGGCCCTTGATCGTGAGGTCAAGCAGTGGCTGAAAAAGAAACTTAATGCAAATTGA
- a CDS encoding DUF2892 domain-containing protein, with protein MNIDRVVLAFAGCMILISLLLSQIHSIYWLWFTAFVGANILQASFTGFCPLAKILKSVGVKPGKAFD; from the coding sequence ATGAATATTGACCGCGTTGTTCTTGCTTTTGCAGGGTGCATGATTCTGATCTCCCTGCTGCTGTCTCAAATTCACAGTATCTATTGGTTATGGTTTACCGCCTTTGTGGGCGCCAACATTCTTCAGGCCAGCTTTACCGGATTCTGTCCGCTGGCAAAAATTCTGAAAAGCGTGGGCGTGAAACCGGGTAAGGCCTTTGACTAA
- a CDS encoding citrate/2-methylcitrate synthase has translation MEACKPVLNTGLRGVTIASTKVSDVDGAKGKLIYRGYLVKDLAGKATFEEVVHLLLFERLPDQGELAAIRRQIADQRAIPAAILTAMQGMPKDALPMDVLQATVPMLANYDPDIRNFDIDSAGRMAIRLIAKFPTIVAAWDRIRNGKAPIDPDPALSQAANLLHMLSGEAPDDELTGFMDAALVLHAEHSFNASTFAAREVASTKAHMYAAVAAGVGSLSGPLHGGANTRVMQMLLAIGDVDKVDDYIANILDTGGVIMGLGHAVYQVDDPRAHILAPMSLALGQRSGDTRWYDLSKALEVKGKAAFKQRKGKDIFVNVDFYSASLYYYMGIAVDLFTPIFAISRIAGWCAHVIEEQFGGAEAKPTLYRPESDYIGDYCGPDECAFVPLNERKPE, from the coding sequence ATGGAAGCATGCAAACCCGTTCTCAACACCGGCTTAAGGGGGGTCACCATTGCCAGCACCAAGGTCAGTGATGTCGATGGTGCCAAGGGGAAACTGATCTACCGGGGCTACCTGGTCAAGGATCTGGCCGGAAAAGCGACCTTCGAAGAGGTGGTCCATCTGCTGCTGTTCGAACGTTTGCCCGATCAGGGCGAACTGGCCGCCATCCGCCGGCAGATCGCCGATCAACGGGCCATACCGGCTGCAATTCTCACGGCCATGCAGGGGATGCCCAAAGATGCACTTCCCATGGACGTCCTTCAGGCAACTGTCCCCATGCTGGCCAATTACGACCCTGATATCCGCAACTTCGACATCGACAGTGCCGGCCGGATGGCCATCCGCCTGATTGCCAAATTCCCCACCATCGTCGCGGCCTGGGATCGCATCCGCAACGGCAAGGCGCCCATTGATCCCGATCCCGCGCTCAGCCAGGCGGCCAACCTTCTCCACATGCTCAGCGGTGAAGCCCCCGACGACGAACTGACCGGCTTCATGGATGCCGCCTTGGTATTGCATGCCGAGCACTCCTTCAACGCGTCCACCTTTGCCGCCCGCGAGGTGGCCTCCACCAAAGCCCACATGTATGCAGCGGTGGCCGCCGGCGTCGGATCCCTCTCCGGCCCCCTGCACGGCGGGGCCAACACACGGGTGATGCAGATGCTGCTCGCTATCGGCGATGTGGACAAGGTGGATGATTATATCGCCAACATTCTCGATACCGGCGGCGTGATCATGGGCCTGGGCCATGCCGTCTATCAGGTGGACGATCCCCGGGCCCACATCCTGGCCCCCATGTCCCTGGCCCTGGGCCAGCGTTCCGGCGATACCCGCTGGTACGATCTGTCCAAAGCGCTGGAGGTCAAAGGCAAAGCGGCCTTCAAACAAAGAAAGGGCAAGGATATTTTCGTCAATGTCGATTTTTACAGTGCCTCGCTCTACTACTACATGGGAATCGCCGTGGATCTGTTCACGCCGATCTTCGCCATCTCACGCATTGCCGGTTGGTGCGCCCATGTGATCGAGGAGCAGTTCGGCGGTGCCGAGGCCAAACCCACCCTGTACCGCCCCGAATCCGACTATATCGGCGATTATTGTGGACCCGATGAATGCGCCTTCGTCCCCTTAAACGAACGAAAACCCGAATAA
- a CDS encoding EamA family transporter — protein MGHDSRDQWQRSLFGLLALILWSTTVAVTRTLSEQVGTFTSASYSYALGGIIGIAYISLSRNRIDALRRLPRGYVLGCGGLFVFYNIALYLAIGLAANRLQVLGVGLINYMWSAMILVFSVIILKRRARILPLSLGLIISIAGAYLAVIQNASLSWSAFLAEMSASPVPYLLSLGAAISWGLYSVLNKQWTERSDLSDGHLIVPPVFLISGGILLAAKPFFHEVSTWSSQAFMELLYLSLFPWLMAYALWTLAAQGGKIVFLGVLSMFLPLISTVVSCFYLKVIPGSVLWVSCALTIIGAAICMRSIRDQSV, from the coding sequence ATGGGACACGATTCACGCGACCAGTGGCAACGGTCGCTGTTTGGACTATTGGCGTTGATTTTGTGGAGCACCACCGTGGCGGTAACGCGCACACTCTCCGAACAGGTGGGCACGTTTACCTCGGCCAGCTATTCGTATGCCCTTGGCGGCATCATCGGGATCGCCTACATTTCCCTCAGCCGGAACAGAATCGACGCCCTGCGGAGGTTGCCGCGTGGGTATGTCCTCGGTTGCGGCGGGCTTTTTGTTTTCTATAACATCGCCCTGTACTTGGCCATCGGCCTGGCTGCCAACCGTCTGCAGGTTCTCGGCGTGGGCCTGATCAACTATATGTGGTCAGCCATGATTCTGGTGTTCAGCGTCATCATCCTTAAAAGGCGGGCCCGGATTCTCCCCCTGTCACTGGGACTGATCATCTCCATCGCCGGTGCCTATCTGGCCGTCATCCAGAATGCCTCGCTCTCCTGGTCGGCTTTCCTGGCGGAAATGAGCGCCAGCCCTGTCCCCTATCTGCTGTCCCTGGGTGCGGCAATCTCCTGGGGGCTTTACTCGGTCCTGAACAAGCAGTGGACCGAGCGGTCGGATCTGTCAGACGGCCATCTGATCGTCCCACCGGTCTTCCTTATATCGGGGGGCATCCTGCTGGCCGCAAAACCCTTTTTCCACGAGGTGTCGACCTGGTCTTCCCAGGCATTCATGGAACTACTCTACCTGTCGCTGTTCCCGTGGCTGATGGCGTATGCCCTGTGGACCCTGGCGGCCCAAGGCGGAAAGATCGTTTTTCTCGGTGTGTTATCGATGTTTCTGCCGTTGATTTCCACAGTGGTGAGCTGTTTCTACCTGAAAGTCATCCCGGGATCGGTGCTATGGGTATCCTGCGCCCTGACCATTATCGGAGCCGCCATCTGCATGCGGTCGATTCGGGACCAGTCCGTTTAA
- a CDS encoding acyl-CoA thioesterase — translation MHETSSNNPDLGSKSVEYSRVIMAHMLLPQDANSAGIAHGGVVMKHIDNAGGVVAIRHTRGNCVTASIDRLDFHNPAFIGNLLTLKASLNMVGSTSMEVGVRVETEDLRTGEVRHTASAYLTFVALDENFRPRQVPPLLLETEEDKRRNRQAQDRRRVRLAEKTKEKSCASDPDAC, via the coding sequence ATGCACGAAACATCGTCCAACAACCCGGATTTGGGATCAAAAAGTGTCGAATATAGTCGCGTGATCATGGCACATATGCTATTGCCCCAAGACGCCAACTCTGCAGGCATCGCGCATGGCGGTGTGGTCATGAAACACATTGATAATGCCGGTGGTGTGGTGGCCATCCGCCATACTCGAGGGAATTGCGTTACCGCCTCTATTGACCGGCTCGATTTTCACAACCCGGCCTTTATCGGCAACCTGCTGACCCTCAAGGCCAGTTTGAACATGGTGGGCAGCACCTCCATGGAAGTTGGGGTTAGAGTAGAAACAGAGGACCTGAGAACCGGCGAAGTTCGTCATACCGCATCGGCGTATTTAACGTTTGTAGCGCTTGACGAAAACTTCCGTCCCAGACAAGTGCCACCGCTACTATTGGAAACAGAAGAGGACAAGCGGCGCAACCGCCAGGCTCAAGACCGCCGCCGCGTTCGTTTGGCGGAGAAAACCAAGGAAAAGTCTTGCGCTAGTGATCCGGACGCTTGTTGA
- a CDS encoding rubredoxin-like domain-containing protein, protein MKKWKCTVCGYIHTGDEPPDKCPVCGAPKSRFIDISEPEEASAPEPAAAAETVPEEAPEMESEAPAVESEAPAETVPEPESPFKDSRYRQLFEMMTRYHGHPISVHIPNGLLPVVVLFIFLAAIFNLKGMATAAIFNLGVVALAMPLVLFSGWVDWQNRFGGAMTNVFSVKIACGLTVTVTAWLLFIWLLVNPAVITTPQSARVAFFVINLIMLGAAATAGWYGGKLVFRE, encoded by the coding sequence ATGAAGAAATGGAAATGCACGGTCTGCGGTTACATCCACACCGGTGATGAACCCCCTGATAAATGCCCGGTCTGCGGGGCGCCCAAAAGCCGTTTCATCGATATCAGCGAGCCAGAGGAAGCATCGGCACCCGAACCGGCGGCCGCAGCGGAAACCGTCCCGGAAGAAGCGCCTGAAATGGAAAGCGAGGCGCCGGCAGTGGAAAGCGAAGCGCCTGCCGAAACGGTGCCGGAACCGGAATCCCCGTTCAAGGATTCCCGTTACCGCCAGTTGTTCGAAATGATGACGCGGTACCACGGTCACCCCATCAGCGTGCATATTCCCAACGGGTTACTGCCGGTTGTGGTTCTGTTCATTTTCCTGGCGGCCATCTTCAACCTCAAGGGCATGGCCACTGCAGCGATCTTCAACCTCGGGGTGGTGGCCCTGGCCATGCCGCTGGTTCTCTTCTCCGGTTGGGTCGATTGGCAGAACCGCTTTGGCGGCGCCATGACCAATGTCTTCTCGGTAAAAATCGCCTGCGGCCTCACCGTCACCGTGACCGCCTGGCTCCTTTTCATCTGGCTCCTGGTCAACCCGGCGGTCATCACCACCCCGCAGTCGGCCCGGGTTGCCTTTTTCGTGATCAATCTTATCATGCTGGGAGCAGCGGCAACCGCCGGATGGTACGGTGGCAAGTTGGTTTTCAGAGAATAA